Proteins from one Selenomonadales bacterium genomic window:
- a CDS encoding glycine/betaine/sarcosine/D-proline family reductase selenoprotein B produces the protein MSNQKLKVVHYLNQFYGGIGGEDKADHQPEERAGALGPGQALQAALGTEAEIVATVICGDGYFAENLDAALHTVLKMIKAHTPDIVVTGPAFNAGRYGVACGAVAKAIFEELHIPVVSGMYHENPGVEMYHRFAYIAKTGNSAADMRKAIPAIANLVKALGKGEEVTPETHAYLPQGLRKNYFHTERGAKRAVDMLVAKINAQPFTTEYPMPHFDRVAPNMPIADARKAKIALVTSGGIVPKGNPDHIESSSASHYGKYDIRDVADLTPEKYATAHGGYDPVYANLDSDRVLPVDVLREMEQAGEIGELHRYFYTTVGNGTSVANCAAFAKKFAQELVNDGVQAVILTST, from the coding sequence ATGAGCAACCAGAAACTCAAGGTAGTTCACTACCTGAACCAGTTCTACGGTGGTATCGGCGGTGAAGATAAAGCCGACCATCAGCCGGAAGAGCGCGCGGGGGCGCTAGGCCCGGGACAGGCGCTGCAGGCAGCGCTTGGCACCGAGGCCGAGATTGTGGCCACCGTCATTTGCGGCGACGGTTATTTCGCCGAGAACCTTGACGCAGCCTTGCACACCGTCCTCAAGATGATTAAGGCCCACACCCCGGATATCGTCGTTACCGGTCCCGCGTTTAACGCCGGCCGCTATGGCGTAGCTTGCGGCGCAGTGGCTAAAGCCATTTTCGAGGAGCTGCACATTCCCGTTGTCAGCGGCATGTACCATGAGAACCCCGGCGTAGAAATGTACCACCGCTTTGCCTACATTGCCAAGACCGGCAACAGCGCAGCCGACATGCGCAAAGCTATCCCGGCTATCGCTAACTTAGTTAAGGCGCTCGGCAAAGGTGAAGAAGTAACGCCCGAAACGCACGCCTACCTACCCCAAGGCTTGCGCAAGAATTACTTCCACACTGAGCGCGGTGCCAAGCGCGCCGTGGACATGCTGGTAGCCAAAATCAACGCGCAACCCTTCACCACCGAGTACCCCATGCCGCACTTTGACCGTGTGGCCCCCAATATGCCGATTGCCGACGCTAGGAAAGCAAAGATTGCCCTAGTTACCTCCGGCGGCATCGTGCCTAAGGGCAACCCCGACCATATTGAGTCCTCTAGTGCTAGCCACTACGGCAAGTACGACATTCGCGACGTAGCCGATTTAACACCGGAGAAGTATGCCACCGCGCACGGCGGGTACGACCCCGTCTACGCTAATCTCGATTCCGACAGGGTGCTCCCGGTAGATGTACTGCGCGAAATGGAGCAAGCCGGTGAAATCGGCGAACTCCACCGCTACTTCTACACCACCGTCGGCAACGGCACTTCGGTCGCCAACTGCGCCGCTTTTGCCAAGAAGTTTGCGCAGGAACTAGTTAACGACGGAGTGCAAGCGGTCATCCTTACCAGTACCTGA
- the argR gene encoding arginine repressor, with the protein MKEQRQARILEIVTRQEVETQEELGRLLEAEGHKATQATVSRDIKELGLIKVQGRSGRQVYIQSPGNGSDNLTDRLVRILRNAVTGIDYTGNLVVLKTFAGGGNAAAAALDSLELEGVMGTIAGDDTILLIAREASDTPALVDRLGRMLVLPPRR; encoded by the coding sequence GTGAAAGAGCAGCGGCAGGCGAGAATCTTAGAGATAGTCACTCGACAAGAGGTAGAGACCCAAGAGGAGTTAGGTCGCCTGTTAGAGGCTGAGGGTCACAAGGCCACGCAGGCGACTGTTTCCCGCGACATTAAGGAACTCGGGTTAATTAAAGTCCAAGGCCGCTCCGGTCGGCAAGTCTATATACAGTCGCCCGGGAACGGCAGCGATAACCTTACAGACAGGCTCGTTCGCATCTTGCGTAACGCCGTCACCGGCATCGATTACACCGGCAACTTAGTAGTCCTTAAGACCTTCGCCGGGGGAGGAAACGCGGCCGCCGCCGCACTTGACAGCCTAGAACTAGAAGGCGTTATGGGCACCATTGCGGGTGACGACACCATCTTGCTTATTGCCCGCGAAGCGAGCGATACTCCAGCACTTGTAGACCGCCTCGGTCGCATGTTGGTGCTACCCCCGCGCCGCTGA
- a CDS encoding YbaN family protein, with the protein MQQYTRLLLAVGGTIALALGIVGIFLPGLPTTPFLLLSAWCYARSSPRLYTWLMQHPVLGTYIRDYLERRGVPLRAKILALALLWPSIIVTAVFATRLLHARLALFFIAAAVSVHILKLKTLRP; encoded by the coding sequence ATGCAACAATACACACGATTACTTCTGGCAGTAGGCGGGACAATCGCGCTTGCTTTGGGCATAGTCGGCATTTTTTTGCCCGGGTTACCCACCACTCCTTTTCTGCTACTTAGTGCATGGTGCTATGCGCGAAGCTCGCCACGCCTCTATACATGGCTGATGCAGCACCCCGTCCTTGGGACATACATCCGCGATTACTTAGAGCGGCGAGGAGTCCCCTTGCGGGCAAAAATCCTTGCCCTAGCTCTCCTTTGGCCAAGCATCATCGTGACAGCTGTTTTTGCGACGCGGCTTCTGCATGCGCGTTTGGCCTTGTTTTTCATTGCTGCCGCCGTGAGCGTGCACATCTTAAAACTAAAGACGCTGCGACCATAA
- a CDS encoding glycine/betaine/sarcosine/D-proline family reductase selenoprotein B: MVKEIERAGLPVVHMCTVVPISLTVGANRIVPTVSIPHPLGNPQMPPAEEKELRRRLVQKALRALETEIHGQVVFDK, from the coding sequence ATGGTAAAGGAAATTGAGCGCGCCGGCCTGCCTGTAGTGCATATGTGCACTGTAGTCCCCATTTCGTTGACTGTAGGAGCCAATAGGATTGTCCCGACTGTGTCTATTCCGCACCCGCTCGGCAATCCTCAGATGCCTCCCGCCGAGGAAAAGGAGCTGCGCCGTCGCCTAGTGCAGAAGGCCCTCCGCGCCCTCGAGACCGAGATTCACGGCCAGGTAGTTTTCGACAAGTAG
- a CDS encoding ATP-binding cassette domain-containing protein, translating to MRAIQVENLRKEFRVRRSMGWLSGLLRPSYTDVAAVRGISFAVEKGETVAFIGPNGAGKSTTIKMLTGILYPTSGQVSVLSLTPWAERQKLAMRIGSVFGQKSQLWFHLPPRDTFRLLSHIYEVEEEKYKQRLGHLSEVFELDELLHIPVRKLSLGQRMRCEIAACLLHKPEVLFLDEPTIGLDVVAKRKIRELITLINREEGVTVFLTSHDTGDIESLCKRVMVINHGEVILDESPQVLRREFLQSKTAGVRLEEDIECFTHPGVTVLKHKGAGLKLRIDTAITTVDDVYAALREHSRLADIYIADPSLDEVIEEIYRHTGRIILGGGKDV from the coding sequence ATGAGGGCGATACAGGTCGAAAACCTACGCAAGGAATTCCGTGTGAGAAGAAGCATGGGCTGGCTAAGCGGCTTGCTCAGGCCGAGTTACACCGACGTGGCGGCGGTACGGGGCATTTCCTTTGCTGTCGAAAAGGGGGAGACGGTGGCTTTTATTGGCCCTAACGGCGCCGGTAAGTCCACAACCATCAAAATGTTGACAGGAATCCTCTATCCGACCTCCGGCCAGGTCAGCGTGCTATCCCTGACCCCTTGGGCGGAAAGACAAAAGCTGGCTATGCGAATCGGCTCAGTTTTCGGGCAGAAGTCGCAGTTGTGGTTCCATCTTCCCCCAAGGGATACATTTCGCCTGCTGTCGCACATCTACGAGGTGGAGGAGGAGAAGTACAAGCAGCGGCTAGGCCATCTAAGCGAGGTGTTTGAGCTAGACGAGCTTCTACATATCCCTGTCCGCAAGCTATCCCTTGGGCAACGCATGCGCTGCGAAATAGCGGCCTGCCTGCTCCATAAACCGGAAGTTTTATTCTTGGACGAACCTACCATTGGGCTTGACGTTGTGGCCAAGCGGAAAATTCGGGAGCTGATTACCCTCATCAACCGGGAGGAAGGCGTTACCGTATTCCTTACTTCCCACGATACAGGGGATATAGAGAGCCTATGTAAGCGGGTTATGGTCATCAACCATGGAGAAGTGATTCTGGATGAGAGTCCTCAAGTCTTGCGCCGCGAATTTCTCCAGTCAAAGACAGCCGGCGTTCGCTTAGAGGAAGATATCGAGTGCTTTACTCATCCCGGCGTTACTGTCCTCAAGCATAAGGGTGCGGGTCTAAAGCTTAGAATCGATACGGCTATAACCACAGTAGACGACGTCTACGCCGCTTTGCGAGAGCACTCCCGCTTAGCCGATATCTACATTGCCGACCCGTCACTCGATGAGGTCATTGAGGAGATTTATAGACATACCGGGCGCATTATTCTGGGGGGCGGCAAGGATGTTTAG
- a CDS encoding nitrous oxide-stimulated promoter family protein, with protein MGQLDRQVKTLFLMVRLYCQRHHHFGTSLCPECRELYDYANIRLQKCRYQPHKPPCSKCATSCYNQNMRRRMRAVMKYAGPRMLLTHPILAIEHLLGYIRN; from the coding sequence GTGGGGCAACTAGATCGCCAAGTGAAAACGCTTTTCCTCATGGTTCGCCTTTACTGCCAAAGACACCATCACTTTGGAACGTCCCTGTGCCCTGAATGCCGGGAGCTATACGATTACGCCAACATTCGGCTACAGAAGTGCCGCTATCAGCCGCACAAGCCGCCCTGCAGTAAGTGCGCTACGAGCTGTTACAACCAGAACATGCGCCGCCGGATGCGCGCTGTCATGAAGTACGCCGGTCCGCGCATGCTCCTCACACACCCCATACTGGCCATAGAGCACCTGTTAGGATACATTAGGAACTGA
- the thiT gene encoding energy-coupled thiamine transporter ThiT, whose translation MKNKQTLMLVETAVMVAFAYVLSLFRVVEMPQGGSVSLAMLPIFVIALRWGGVPGMVAGLLFSATKLLTEPYIVHPIQALLDYPLAFASIGLAGFFKDKPLAGITVGGLSRLLCHFLSGVVFFAAYAPAGQSIYLYSFVYNITYIGPEILIALIVAPLVMAKVMPMASQEFDLRRNLVEIVSFVVPLAAMAVMLTLEAATPATYAALAFWGLLAAHHALTFRRDFSAAKRGLLLVTVPPAVVYIVHLLITVF comes from the coding sequence ATGAAGAACAAACAGACGCTTATGCTAGTCGAAACCGCTGTAATGGTGGCCTTTGCTTATGTGTTGAGCTTGTTTAGAGTCGTGGAGATGCCACAGGGCGGCTCGGTTTCGCTCGCCATGCTCCCTATCTTCGTCATTGCCCTGCGCTGGGGAGGAGTCCCGGGCATGGTGGCCGGGCTGTTGTTTAGCGCAACTAAGCTCCTCACCGAACCCTACATCGTGCACCCCATCCAAGCTTTGCTAGACTACCCCCTAGCCTTTGCCTCGATTGGCCTTGCGGGGTTCTTCAAAGATAAACCGCTCGCGGGCATCACCGTGGGCGGCCTGTCGCGTCTGCTTTGCCATTTCCTCTCCGGCGTAGTCTTTTTTGCCGCCTACGCACCGGCGGGACAGAGTATCTATTTGTATTCGTTTGTTTACAACATCACCTACATTGGCCCGGAGATACTCATTGCGCTAATAGTAGCTCCGCTGGTTATGGCCAAAGTTATGCCTATGGCTTCGCAGGAGTTTGACCTGCGCCGCAACCTCGTCGAAATCGTGTCCTTTGTCGTGCCGCTGGCTGCAATGGCTGTTATGCTTACATTAGAAGCAGCAACGCCTGCAACGTACGCCGCACTAGCGTTTTGGGGCCTTTTGGCCGCACACCACGCTCTTACCTTCCGCCGCGACTTCTCCGCCGCTAAGCGCGGCCTGCTCCTCGTAACCGTGCCCCCAGCCGTCGTCTATATAGTGCATTTGCTTATTACTGTTTTTTGA